CAATCAACAAAATAAATTTTATTTTCAGTTTGAATCATATTAAAAGGAAATAAATCATTATGTAAAGGAGTATTAAATTCCATACTATCTAAAATATCATCAATTAAACTAGCATATTTACTTATAACTTCAACACTAGTATTTAACTCACTCATTTTAGTTTTATAATATTCAACTCTTTGTTTTAAATTATTATCTGGAAACTTTAAATTAGAACTATGTATTTGTTTAATTTGATTTGCTATTAAATTAATATTATTTAAATCAATTATAGGTTCAACTCCATCAATATATTCTCAAATGATTTCTTTTTGATTATTACTAATAAGTTTTGGAACAAAATCAAAGTTTTTTAAAAGCTCATAATTGATTTGATGATTAAAGTTGTTATAG
This genomic window from Mycoplasma mycoides subsp. capri contains:
- a CDS encoding phosphotransferase, with translation MKIKITKGGTNVSYRIDNTFLQIKNYNNFNHQINYELLKNFDFVPKLISNNQKEIIWEYIDGVEPIIDLNNINLIANQIKQIHSSNLKFPDNNLKQRVEYYKTKMSELNTSVEVISKYASLIDDILDSMEFNTPLHNDLFPFNMIQTENKIYFVDWEYATMGDKHFELAYLIETSNMSSECEKVFLDLYKNYDEHKLLLNKIFVNYIVILWIRTQTKAPHNTTFFEQKIINYVAKLNI